A window from Triticum aestivum cultivar Chinese Spring chromosome 6D, IWGSC CS RefSeq v2.1, whole genome shotgun sequence encodes these proteins:
- the LOC123141078 gene encoding major pollen allergen Lol p 5b: MAPQRQQQQHKAAVVALFLLSALVAAPAVAASRPESGGYAPATPSEAATPAEPAASTPSKKAAGYTDSTPAESSASTPAEAATPAKKAGGYTDSTLADSSASTPIEAATPTKAAASTPAEGGTPTEAAASAPAEAGTPTEAAASTPAEGGTPDKAAAGYTDTTPAEQPAADGTKVKVPPGEGKATTPEQKFIEKVNQAFKKALDAANAAAPDDKFSVFDAAFNREIKQCLAGMSAKFISMIDRAFKIAYNSAVAATNAQEKFSCLVLTLTEALRFIAATLDAHAIKPAIEEVVAGGMKAADGATQVIKKLDTIIKAASAAAKEAPKADRILVFQAALNKAIKEQMGPGYDGSKTTSDLDAAFKKAVESAATSKPEAKDTDVADALAKSITTIANATKDGAETAAAPAAEAGTKTAAADAGYKAADKSAAEPAAAPAAEAADKSAAEPAAVPAAEAADKSAAEPAAAPAAEAATAPAAEAATKPAADESGYKAKAKAKAKAEAAPEPAAESATKSAAKPAADAPAEPAAEAATKPADGKSGYKAAADAATKPAAAGGYNL, translated from the coding sequence cggcagcagcagcagcacaaggccGCCGTGGTCGCGCTCTTCCTGCTGTCCGCCCTCGTGGCCGCGCCCGCCGTTGCTGCTTCCAGGCCCGAATCCGGCGGCTACGCACCCGCCACGCCCTCCGAGGCCGCGACGCCGGCCGAGCCCGCCGCCAGCACGCCCTCCAAGAAGGCGGCAGGCTACACTGACTCTACGCCGGCCGAGTCCTCAGCCAGCACGCCCGCCGAGGCGGCGACGCCCGCCAAGAAGGCGGGAGGCTACACTGACTCTACACTGGCCGACTCCTCAGCCAGCACGCCCATCGAGGCGGCGACGCCGACCAAGGCCGCCGCCAGCACGCCCGCTGAGGGGGGGACGCCGACCGAGGCCGCCGCCAGCGCGCCCGCCGAGGCGGGGACGCCGACCGAGGCCGCCGCCAGCACTCCCGCTGAGGGGGGAACGCCCGACAAGGCCGCGGCGGGCTACACTGACACTACGCCGGCCGAGCAGCCCGCCGCCGATGGCACTAAGGTCAAGGTGCCGCCCGGGGAGGGGAAGGCGACGACGCCCGAGCAGAAGTTCATCGAGAAGGTGAACCAAGCGTTCAAGAAGGCTCTGGACGCGGCCAACGCGGCGGCGCCCGACGACAAGTTTTCGGTGTTCGACGCCGCCTTCAACAGGGAGATCAAGCAGTGCCTCGCCGGCATGAGTGCCAAATTCATCTCCATGATCGACCGCGCCTTCAAGATAGCGTACaactccgccgtcgccgccaccaacGCGCAGGAAAAGTTCTCCTGCTTGGTGCTCACCCTCACGGAGGCCCTCCGCTTCATTGCCGCCACCCTGGACGCCCACGCCATCAAGCCAGCAATCGAGGAGGTGGTTGCCGGAGGCATGAAGGCCGCGGACGGCGCGACGCAGGTCATCAAGAAGCTCGACACGATCATCAAGGCAGCCTCCGCTGCTGCCAAAGAAGCTCCGAAAGCCGACAGGATCCTCGTGTTCCAAGCCGCCCTCAACAAGGCCATCAAGGAGCAGATGGGCCCCGGCTACGACGGGAGCAAGACGACCTCCGATCTCGACGCGGCGTTCAAAAAGGCCGTCGAATCCGCCGCCACCTCCAAGCCGGAGGCTAAGGACACCGACGTGGCGGACGCCTTGGCGAAGTCCATCACCACCATTGCCAATGCCACCAAGGATGGCGCCGAAACTGCTGCCGCGCCCGCCGCAGAAGCCGGTACCAAGACTGCAGCTGCCGACGCCGGCTACAAGGCCGCCGACAAATCCGCTGCCGAGCCCGCTGCCGCGCCAGCTGCCGAAGCCGCCGACAAATCCGCTGCCGAGCCCGCTGCCGTGCCAGCTGCCGAAGCCGCCGACAAATCCGCTGCCGAGCCCGCTGCCGCGCCAGCTGCCGAAGCCGCAACCGCGCCCGCTGCCGAAGCCGCTACCAAGCCCGCGGCTGATGAATCCGGTTAcaaggccaaggccaaggccaaggccaaggccgAAGCCGCTCCCGAGCCCGCAGCAGAATCCGCTACCAAGTCCGCTGCCAAGCCCGCAGCCGATGCCCCTGCCGAGCCCGCTGCGGAAGCGGCTACCAAGCCCGCAGATGGCAAATCTGGCTACAAGGCCGCCGCCGATGCCGCGACCAAACCTGCTGCCGCAGGCGGCTACAATCTGTGA